TATTCTATCATTTAAAGTTACGTTGCTTCATAGTAATTGAACTAAAAGATAAAGATTTTAAACCAGAGTATGCAGGTAAAATGAATTTTTATCTTTCCGCAGTTGACGATTTACTGAAGCACTCGACAGATCAACCTTCTATAGGGTTAATCTTATGTAAATCTAAAGACGATGTACTTGCTAAATATACACTCAAAGACATAAATAAACCAATAGGATTAGCGGAATATCGAATAACTGAAAATCTACCAGAAGAGGTAAAAACAGCTCTGCCAACAATAGAAGAATTAGAAGCTGAATTATCCAAAATTTCAGATAAGAAAAAGTAATGTTACTAAAATCATTCAAACAATTATTTAGCAGACCAAAAACCAAAAGCTCAGCATGGAGGCTCAGGAAGAAGAGTGGCAGCCAATAACTTACTCTCTCATAGCCTTGAAACTTTGGAAGCAGACAGTGACGGAGTAAGTAATTTTTATGGATTACAAGCTCTAGGTGCACTATCCTATAATATCATACGGTCAATATACTCTAAATGAGATGGAAAGATGAAGGCATCATTATAGCTGCTAAAAAATACGGCGATAAAAACTTAATTCTTTCTCTGTTTACAAAAAATCATGGAAAGCGCAGGGGATTAACTAAGCTAACAAACAATAGCAATTATAAGTTTCAGATAAGTAATCTATTACATGCAGAATGGAGTGCTAAATTACCTGAAAATCTAGGTTTTTTTAAGTGCGAATTAATCGAATCTCCATTCCATCATTTCTTTCAAGATAGGTTAAAAAGCATTACTATTGTTTCTTTCTCCTCTATTTTAGAAAAAGTGCTTCCAGAGAGTGAACCTTGTGTTGTACTGTATGATAACTTTCGATATTTCATCGACATAATTAAGCACAATAATGAACTTTGGCAAGGCCATTACCTCAACTTAGAGCTTCTGCTTCTTACGCAATTGGGATTCAAGTTAGACTTATCCAAATGCGCTGTAACAGGTGTTAAGGAAAATCTACAATTTATTTCTCCAAAAACTGGCAGAGCAGTGTCAAAAAAAGCAGGAGATTATTATGCAGATAAACTCCTACCTTTTCCACCAATGTTGCATGATGTATACAATAATAACCTACAAAACAGCTACTCATTCCAAGAATTTCAGTTAGGACTGAAAGTCACAGGATATTTCTTAAATAAGTATCTATTTTTGCAACTAAATATGGAATTTCCAGAGCTAAGAAATCTCATGCTTTCGCTTTAATCTTAGTTATCATTTTTTTGAAAGAATTTTAGAATTCAGCCAGTAATCACTCTATTTCTACCACTGTTTTTTGCCTTATATAAATATTTGTCAGCACGTACTATAAATTTTTTAATATCGTCAAGGTCAGATTCTTGCATTTCTGCAATTCCAATGCTCACAGTTACATTGTGGGTTGTATTTTTATCCGCAAGTATAAAAGGTTTTTTAGCAATAATTTTGCGTATTCTTTCCGCAATAGTATACGCATCTGATGTATCGGTATCTGGCATTACAACAACAAATTCCTCACCACCAAATCTAGCTAACAAATCTGTCACTCTAATATTTTCAGAAATTCTTCTCTGTATTTGCTTTAAAAGTTCATCTCCAGCACTATGTCCAAAATTGTCATTCACCATCTTAAAATAGTCTATATCAAGTATCATAAGAGACAACCTTCTATCTTTTTCTACAGAGTCCTTAACAATGTTTCTTAAGTGTGCATCAAAATATCTTCTATTATAACAGTTAGTTAATGGGTCCTTTATAGACATTTCCGCATTATTAAATAAATTCATTCTCAAGGCATCTTGATATCTTTTGCGTTTCACTTGCGAATTAACCCTTGCTATTAACTCACCCTCATCCAAAGGTACTGTTAAATAATCATTAGCACCTACATCAAGTGCTTTTACTAAATTGTTTTTATCATAATCCTCAGAAAGAATTAGAATTGGTGTATAACGTGTTTCCGCCTTACTACGAAACCCAGAACACAAACGCAAGCCGTCAGTTTTTGAAAACTGCATATCAGAAATGATCAGGTCGTAATTATCCTTAATACCAACCTTTAATGCCTCTACTGGATCACTCAGTATTTTAATTGACCTAAAGCGGTGCTTTAGTACATTATATATCTGCTCTGCTTGAAAGACATCTTCATCTACAACAAGTATGTTAGCATCAAAAATCTGATTAGAATAATCCATAATACTGTTTCCTGCTACTCCGCCAATCTCAACGTTGGTTTCTCCTCTTAAACGCAATTCATCTATAATCATTTTTAAGCGCGTGAGAGACTTGATCCTTGCAGATAAAGCAGTTTCGTCTATTGGTTTAGTCAGAAAATCATCTGCACCAGCATTAATGCCCTGTACTCTATCATGAGCGTCATGCAGCGCAGTTACCATAATTATTGGAATATGAGTCGTTAAGGGATCACTCTTTAGCTTCTTACAGACTTCAAAGCCATTCATTTTTGGCATCATGATATCGAGCAATATAATATCAGGCTGCTGCTTTGCTACTAAATCCATAGCTTCCTCACCATCATAGGCTACGATAACCGTATAGTACTCTGCTTTTAGTCGAGCTTCTAAAAGCTTGACATTAGATAGTACATCATCTACTACCAGAATCTTCGCTGTCATTATCTTTAGATGTATTATCTATATCGTAAGTAGGATAAAGCTTACCATTTTTACCAACTATGTAATTTACTTTCTCAGTATTACACTCTTTATATAAGTCTTCAATTCCGGCATCCTTCAATAACCTTTTGGCTTTTGACTTTGCAATTATAAAATACCTATATATAGTCTTAATAAAATCAATAAATACAGGTACCTTATTTTTATCAAGAACAATTATGCTCACTAAAGCTACAACTAAAATTTCTGAAAAACCTATATTAAACATTTTCCCTATGAAGCAAGTACTTTAGTTCTCCTGATTATAAATATTAATTTGCTTAAATCAAGTTTAGAAGCAACCATCTCATCTAAAAAACTATTATAACGTTCTATGTAGTCCTTATCATTACAAGCCCAGGTTTGAACCTTATCTTCGGGGTTATCAGTAGCTTTTATGACTTTAACAGCTAGCTTGTGATGGTAATTGCTTAAATCGTCCAATAAATCATTAACTAAGCTGCGATCCCAATAAGAGGAGCGGCTTTTCATCTTGATGGCAATTGTTCTAATCAGATCGAATCTTAACAGCGACTTTAACTCAAAGTATATTTTACCAGCATCAAGAATGGACAAAGATGTCTGTTCAGCAACAGATATAATGTCCAGTGCATAAGCAAGAACGCATAGATCAGCAACTTTTTTTGCTAGATCTTTATTTATATTAAGTTCTACTAAAGAAGTTGATCCATGGCTATAGACCTTTAATAGGTGTTCATCTAAAACATCAGTTAAGTTCTGGCCTAAAGTTTCAATTGCATCTTTAAATTTTGTAACATCATCCAATTCTACAAAGCTAAGCTTGCCAAGATTTTTCACTAACCAAAATGATACCCTACCAATAAATTTCTGCACGTTCCTCACTATTTGTAAGTATGAGTTAACATCAATTTTTCCATCCAATTCATCAATTTTCTGCCACATACTATTTAAATCATATAGGTGGTTAACAACAATATATATGTTAACCGCTTCTTGTATCTTAATTCCAGTGTTCTCAGCCAAATTATTGATGAATATACAGCCCATTCTATTCACTACATCATTTGCAATGCAAGTAGAGATAATTTCTCTACGAAGTTGGTGTTTTAATATGAAATCCTTAAATTTTGTTACCATCTTTTTAGGAAAATAACCTAGCAAGTAGTCATTAGATATAAGATCTTTTTCAGGCAGATCGGAATGTATAATTTCATTTTTTATTGCCGTTCTAGCATAAGACATTAGAACAGAGAGCTGAGGAGAACTGAAACCTTCTGCACCAGTTAACATCCTTGCTATCTCTTCTTCAGTTGGAAGAAATTCTACGCTTCGGTTTAACAGTCCAGATTTTTCTAAACTGAGCAGTAACCTGTGGTGCTGCTCCAATCTCTCTTTAGCTTGCAAACACTCAAGAAGTAATGCTTTTGTTTCAATTTTGTTGTGGTTCTCAAGCACTTTGGATGCAACTTCATCCACCATACTTGCCAGTATTTCATTCCTTTTTTCTAAAGAAATACCCCCTGCTTTCATAGCTGAAACAAATGCAATCTTGATGTTGACTTCAAGGTCCGAACATATCACTCCGGCTGAATTATCAACAAAATCTGCATTGATATATCCACCTCTTTCAGCATATTCTATTCTTCCAAGCTGTGTGCATCCCAAATTTCCGCCTTCTATAAACATAGAAGCTCTAATATCTTTACCATTTATTCTTAACTCATCGTTTGCTTTGTCACCGACCATGCTATGATTTTCACTCTTTGCCTTAACAAACGTGCCGATTCCTCCATTCCATATGAAGTCCACTTTTGCTTTCAACAGATATCTAATCAAATCACTTGGAGGTAGCATATCTTCTGTTATATCAAAGCATTTTTTTATTTCTTGAGAAATGTTTACTTGCTTGCTGCTACGCTCAAATACTCCTCCACCCTTAGAAATCAAATCTTTGTTATAATCCATCCAAGTTGAAAATGGTAACTCAAAGAGGCGTTTACGCTCTGTGAAACTCTTTTCTGCATCAGGGTTTGGGTCAACAAAAATATGCATATGGTTAAATGCGCCGATTAAATGTATATTTTTTGAAAGCAGCATACCATTTCCAAATAAGTCGCCAGCCATATCCCCAATTCCAATAACAGTTGCATCCTGGTAAATATCCTTATTCATTTTCCAAAAATGCCTCTGCGCTGCAATCCATGCACCTCTGGCTGTAATACCCATCTTTTTGTGGTCATAACCTACTGATCCACCAGATGCAAATGCATCACCAAGCCAAAAATTGTATTCAGAGGCTATTTGGTTGGCATAATCAGAAAATGAAGCAGTGCCTTTATCAGCAGCAACCACGAGATATGGATCATCTTCATCATACCTAATCACATTCTCTGGTGGAATTATTTTGCCATTAACTACATTATCAGTAATGTCAAGCATTCCCCTGATAAAACTCTTATAGCATTCAACACCTTTCTCTCTTAAAGTATCTTTGTCTTTATAAACTTGCTTAATTACAAACCCACCCTTTGCGCCAACAGGTACAATAACCGCATTTTTTGTCATCTGAGCTTTTATGAGCCCCAAAACTTCAGTGCGAAAATCTTCCGTCCTATCCGACCACCTTAAGCCACCACGGGCTAATTTCCCTCCTCTTAGATGTATTCCCTCAAAAAGGTTTGAATAAATATATAATTCACGATACGGGCAAGGATCAGGCAAACCATTTATTTTACTTGAGTCAAATTTTGTAGATAAATATGGTTTATCGTCTTGATAATAACTGGTCCTTAAAATAGCCATTATCAAGTAAAATATCGAGCGCAAAACGTAATCATGTGAAACATTGCTGATCTCTTTTAGAAGTTCCTCAATTTTTTCTATGAAAATGTCCGTGGTTTCTGCTCTATCAATGTCTATGTTAGGATCAAATCTTGCATGAAATAGTTGTATCAAATACTTTACTATTTTTGGATACTCTGAGACTACCTTTTGGATATATTCTGGGTTGTAGTTAAATGACGTCTGCTTTAGGTAAGCACTTAACGCTCTAACCAGAAGCACTTCTTTCCACTCCAGCCCAGCAATAATGACCAAACTATTGAAATAATCATTTTTAATTTCCTTTCTAAACACTTTCGCAAGTGTTATTTCAAATTGCTCTTTTAGAGTAATGTTGTCTATTAATTCATCGACTCTTGACAACACAAAATGGTGTATCCATATTCCGCCGTTGATTTTTATGTAATAACCATTATGAGATAGGATCTTCGCTCCCAAATTCTTAGTAATTCTTAATATCTTCGATAATTCAAGACCTCCATTGCTCGAAGTGTAAACCTTTAATTGATAATTAAGATTGTCACGAGTAAGTCTTAAATCGACCTCGCTAACTCCTTTTTTCCTCACTATCTCCAATTTTTTCATATCGTAATATGCGTCATGAGGTTCGAAACTCTCTTGATAGCTTATTGGAAATGCCTTGCAATAACGGATGAATATATCCTCAACAGTGCTAAAAGTATTATATAAATTGTCTATAAAACGATCTTCCCATTTTTCCGTAATGTTCCTTAATTTGTTTTCGATACGCAAAACTTCATCATCAGGAACACTAGCGTTTTTAGCCTTTAGCACCACGTGCAATTTCATTAAGTCATATTCGTTTATAATGTGGTGGTTATAAATATCTGAACTTTCTGCATTTATCTCATCCTTCAATATATTGCTTATCTTGAGCATTAGCCTGGAGCTAGCATAACGCATCGGTATCAGCACTATACAACTAGTAAACACTCCCTTACTTCTTAAGCATAACTTGACTCTTGGTCTTATTGCAAGGGACATAATAGAAGTACAAATTTGAAATAATTCTTCCTCATTAGACTGGAACAATTCATCACATGAGAATGCTTGTAAAATATAAATTAGAGCTTTGTTATTGTGGCCCCCGGTTACAAACTCTGCATTTTTTTCTATAACTTTAACTTTATCTCTTATTATTGGAATAGTTCGAATATCTTGGACCTCCGCTATAGAAGTAAATAATCCAAAAAAACGCCGTTCCTTTACCACATTACCCTGG
The window above is part of the Wolbachia endosymbiont (group A) of Bibio marci genome. Proteins encoded here:
- the recO gene encoding DNA repair protein RecO translates to MRWKDEGIIIAAKKYGDKNLILSLFTKNHGKRRGLTKLTNNSNYKFQISNLLHAEWSAKLPENLGFFKCELIESPFHHFFQDRLKSITIVSFSSILEKVLPESEPCVVLYDNFRYFIDIIKHNNELWQGHYLNLELLLLTQLGFKLDLSKCAVTGVKENLQFISPKTGRAVSKKAGDYYADKLLPFPPMLHDVYNNNLQNSYSFQEFQLGLKVTGYFLNKYLFLQLNMEFPELRNLMLSL
- a CDS encoding PleD family two-component system response regulator — encoded protein: MTAKILVVDDVLSNVKLLEARLKAEYYTVIVAYDGEEAMDLVAKQQPDIILLDIMMPKMNGFEVCKKLKSDPLTTHIPIIMVTALHDAHDRVQGINAGADDFLTKPIDETALSARIKSLTRLKMIIDELRLRGETNVEIGGVAGNSIMDYSNQIFDANILVVDEDVFQAEQIYNVLKHRFRSIKILSDPVEALKVGIKDNYDLIISDMQFSKTDGLRLCSGFRSKAETRYTPILILSEDYDKNNLVKALDVGANDYLTVPLDEGELIARVNSQVKRKRYQDALRMNLFNNAEMSIKDPLTNCYNRRYFDAHLRNIVKDSVEKDRRLSLMILDIDYFKMVNDNFGHSAGDELLKQIQRRISENIRVTDLLARFGGEEFVVVMPDTDTSDAYTIAERIRKIIAKKPFILADKNTTHNVTVSIGIAEMQESDLDDIKKFIVRADKYLYKAKNSGRNRVITG
- a CDS encoding NAD-glutamate dehydrogenase, with translation MCIDHNVDTESLFKLADQENQQDKEKIKKFIKYFYSFVYKSDLKANDKFLLYIVNDAYNFVSQKEKDESKLVVSNIDDIPEIKGDFTTIKITNDDMPFLVDSVIATIKSHDLTICYYSNSIINIKRKDGLIDEIYPLEESNGIKESVIYVIIKGISDSFVDTLKESLQKTLKAVNCVVKDWHLMLKKLDEASLSVIPVLDTGIQEKDTWIPVSRTGVTPDRNQEQKDFLVWLKNNNFVFLGYQEYIAGKDEKLICDSKKDLGLMRVGQSTLIPSVNLDSLYILRSDLISIVHRHTYMNCIGVKEFDDQGNVVKERRFFGLFTSIAEVQDIRTIPIIRDKVKVIEKNAEFVTGGHNNKALIYILQAFSCDELFQSNEEELFQICTSIMSLAIRPRVKLCLRSKGVFTSCIVLIPMRYASSRLMLKISNILKDEINAESSDIYNHHIINEYDLMKLHVVLKAKNASVPDDEVLRIENKLRNITEKWEDRFIDNLYNTFSTVEDIFIRYCKAFPISYQESFEPHDAYYDMKKLEIVRKKGVSEVDLRLTRDNLNYQLKVYTSSNGGLELSKILRITKNLGAKILSHNGYYIKINGGIWIHHFVLSRVDELIDNITLKEQFEITLAKVFRKEIKNDYFNSLVIIAGLEWKEVLLVRALSAYLKQTSFNYNPEYIQKVVSEYPKIVKYLIQLFHARFDPNIDIDRAETTDIFIEKIEELLKEISNVSHDYVLRSIFYLIMAILRTSYYQDDKPYLSTKFDSSKINGLPDPCPYRELYIYSNLFEGIHLRGGKLARGGLRWSDRTEDFRTEVLGLIKAQMTKNAVIVPVGAKGGFVIKQVYKDKDTLREKGVECYKSFIRGMLDITDNVVNGKIIPPENVIRYDEDDPYLVVAADKGTASFSDYANQIASEYNFWLGDAFASGGSVGYDHKKMGITARGAWIAAQRHFWKMNKDIYQDATVIGIGDMAGDLFGNGMLLSKNIHLIGAFNHMHIFVDPNPDAEKSFTERKRLFELPFSTWMDYNKDLISKGGGVFERSSKQVNISQEIKKCFDITEDMLPPSDLIRYLLKAKVDFIWNGGIGTFVKAKSENHSMVGDKANDELRINGKDIRASMFIEGGNLGCTQLGRIEYAERGGYINADFVDNSAGVICSDLEVNIKIAFVSAMKAGGISLEKRNEILASMVDEVASKVLENHNKIETKALLLECLQAKERLEQHHRLLLSLEKSGLLNRSVEFLPTEEEIARMLTGAEGFSSPQLSVLMSYARTAIKNEIIHSDLPEKDLISNDYLLGYFPKKMVTKFKDFILKHQLRREIISTCIANDVVNRMGCIFINNLAENTGIKIQEAVNIYIVVNHLYDLNSMWQKIDELDGKIDVNSYLQIVRNVQKFIGRVSFWLVKNLGKLSFVELDDVTKFKDAIETLGQNLTDVLDEHLLKVYSHGSTSLVELNINKDLAKKVADLCVLAYALDIISVAEQTSLSILDAGKIYFELKSLLRFDLIRTIAIKMKSRSSYWDRSLVNDLLDDLSNYHHKLAVKVIKATDNPEDKVQTWACNDKDYIERYNSFLDEMVASKLDLSKLIFIIRRTKVLAS